The Streptomyces sp. NBC_01463 DNA window CCGCGCTGCTGGTGATCCGGGTGCGCAAGAGCGATCTGGAGGCGCTGAGCGGAAAGGCGTCGGCCGGGGGGCCGGTCGCCTAGCGGCCGCGCGCACGGAGCCGGAAGGCACGGTTGCGGGCCGCCCCGAGTGGGGCGGCCCGCAACCGGTCCAGTGCGTACGGGGATCAGTACGGGTCGTAGGGGTCGTACTGGTCGTCCGAGCCGCCGCGCTCGCTCCCGTTGTCCCCGGACCCCAGGCCCCGGCAGTCACGGGTACGGGCGCCGGGATCCCAGTCCCCGAGAATGTCCCGGGCCCTCGACTCGCCCCAGCTCGTGGCGTACCACGGCTCGTCCGAACTCCGCAGGGTCCGCTGGATCTCCTCCAGCGCGCAGGAGCGCAACGGCTCCGGCAGGGTGTCCAGGGCCGGTACGGCGTCGGCCGAGAGGCCCTGGAGGTACTCGATGTCGATGGAGTGGTCGCTGCGGTAGCGCTGCACGTTCTGCTCCGCGATCAGGCCGTCGGGCGACAGCAGTCCGAACGCCAGGACGCCGGCCGCCGCGCTCGCCGCGACGGCGCGCGGCAGCAGCCGCGCGCCGAAGACACCGGCCGCCATGATCAGCACGAGGACGGCACCCAGCCACAGTTCGACCGCCGCCACCGAGATGCGCAGCCTGGTCAGGCCGTAGGCGTCGACGTAGAGGTCCATGCGCCGCAGCGCGGAGGCGACGACGACGAGCGTCAGCAGGCAGAGCGTGCCGAGGACGCCGTGCACGAGCGTACGGTCGCGGGCTCCGCCGCGCGGGGCCCAGCGCAGGGCGAGCGCGATCACCAGCAGGGTGAGCAGGGTGGCCCACAGCAGCTGCCAGAATCCCTCCCGGGCGTACTGGGAGTAGCTGAGGTCGGTCTCGGCCATCACCTTGTCGTACCCGCCGAGCAGCACCGTGAGCTGAATGGCGAGGAAGCCGGCGAAGAGCAGGTTCAGGACGATCAGCGGCAGCGCCCATTCCAGCCGTCCGCGCGCCTTGCCCGGGCGTACCGGCAGCTGGTCCCAGCGCACCGGAGCGGCGGCGGTGTACGCGGCGGCGAGCGCGCCGACGAGTCCGAGCACGGCGAGGAAGAGCCGCCACGGGCCGTCGCCGATCGACACATCGGGGATCAGGTCGCCGAGCACGTCGGCGAACGCGGCGTCGGCACTCGCGAAGAGCGCCCCGAACACGATGAGCAGGACGATCGCCACGGCGCCGGAGCGCACGACGACACCCCAGCGGCCGCGGGAGCCCGCCATCCGGTCGCGCAGCCCCCGCACCGCCCAGCCGAGCGACTCGGCGACGGACGTGAGCAGTCCCAGCGAACCGAGGAAGACCCCGAGCCAGCTGCGGCTGCCGTGCAGCGCGAGCGAGCCGAGCGCGAAGGCGGACACGATGGCCAGGAAGCTCGGCCAGCCGGCGTCCCGGAGTGCGGGGACGACGAGCAGGGCCAGTCCGCCGACCGCCCAGACCGCCGTCCACGGGCGCAGCCGGCGAGCGGCCGAGCGGGCGGCGAAGTACGCGGCGAGCGCCGCCGGGAGCGCCACGAGAAGCAGGTTCAGGCCGATGCCGTCACCGAGCAGCAGCGCGCTGAGCAGGCCGGTCGCGAGGACGGACCAGAGGGTGGCCACGGGTATGTCTCCCGGCCTGGCCGGGCGCAGCAGCGAGAGCTCTTTGGGGGCCGTCCGGCCCTGCCCCCACGGATCGGCCCGTGTCGGACGCGCCTGCTGCGCGTACGAGGGCACCTTCGGGGGCTCCGGCACCCCGGCCGGCATCGTCTGCTGTGCGGTGTCGCGGGGCGGCGGGACCTCGGCCGCCGCAGGCTCCGCCGTGGCCGGATCCGAGCCGTTCTCCGGCCGGGACGGTTCTGCTGTGTGATCTGACACGGGACCCCTCCCCACCGGGGTCCGCTCACGCGAGCCCTGGGCAGCGCGGCCCCCCGGCGTCTCATTCGGTGCACACCCGTCGTGATGATCACCGAGGGATGATCACCGGGGGCGGCGTGGCCGAAAGAGTAACCCCGGGTGACGGTCGTGAGCCGTACTGGGCGGCGCTGTGGCAGTACCGTGACAGTCGGGTGCCCGACGGCCCGGGGGTCGCTACCCGGCCGTCCAGTCGGGCAGCGCTTCGGTCCGCTGCGTCCAGTCGGCCGGCGGCGCGCCCGCGGTGCCCGCGGCGACGACTCCGCCGACGATCGCGCAGGTCGTGTCGACGTCGCCGCCCGCCTGCGCGGTCACCCAGAAGGCGGTCTCGAAGTCACCGAGGCTGCGGGCCGCCGACCAGAGCGCGAAGGGCACGGTGTCGTGCGCGCTCGTGCGGCGCCCGTTGCCGAGGACCGCGGCGACCGTGCCCGCGTCCTCGTAGTCCAGCATGTCGCGGGCCCGGCGCAGCCCGGCTCCGACCGCGCTGCGGGGTACGAGCGCGATCACGCCGTCCAGGAGTTCGGCCGGCTTCGGCGGCCCGCCGGGCGCGGCGGCGAGCGAGGCGGCCGCGGCGACGGCCATCGCGCCGACGACGGCCTCCCGGTGCTGATGCGTGGTGTACGAGGAGATCTCGGCCTGGTGCGTGGCCTGCTCGGGGTCGTCCGCGTACCAGGCGCCGAGCGGTGCGATGCGCATCGAGGAGCCGTTGCCCCACGAGCCCTGGCCCTTGAACAGCGCGGAGGCCAGCTCCCGCCAGTCCCCGCCCTCCCGGACCAGCCTCAGCAGGCGGTTCACGGCGGGGCCGTATCCCCGGTCGAAGTCGTGGTGCACCGCGAAGGAGCGGGCGAGGGCGTCCTGGTCGATCCGGCCGTGCTGCCGGAGCACGGCCAGCACCGAGGCGGCCATCTCGGTGTCGTCGGTCCACTGCCAGGGGCCGGGCGGCAGGGCGCGGTCCTTCAGCAGCGGATAGTTCGCGGGCACGAAGAACTGGGAGCCCAGGGCGTCTCCCACGGAGAGGCCGCGCAGGCTGCCAAGGGCGCGGTCGAAGCGCTGGTCGGAAGCGGATTCGGTCATCGCTTCCACTCTATCCGGTGATGCCGTACGGCTCAGGGGTCCGCCAGCGCTCGAACGGCCTGTCCAGCGTGTAGCGCCCGTCCTTCCCGAGCACCAGCGTCCGGGACTCCCCGTTGCCGGGGTTGGAGAGCGACTCGAATTCGGCCACGGACCAGTGGAACCAGCGCATGCAGAAGAGCCGCATGGTCAGCCCGTGCGTGACCAGCAGGACGTTCTGCGGGTGGTCGGGGTCCTCGAAGCTCCGGTACAGGCTCTCCAGGAACGCGCCCACCCGGTCGTACACGTCCGCGCCCGACTCACCCTGCGCGAAGCGGTAGAAGAAGTGCCCGTACGCGTCCCGGTACGCCTTCTGGAGGCGTACGTCGTCCCGGTCCTGCCAGTTCCCCCAGTCCTGCTCGCGCAGCCGGGGCTCCTCGCGCACCCGGACCCGCCCGAGGTCCAGCCCGAGGGAGGTGAACGTCTGGTGCGTACGGCGGTAGGGCGAGACGTACACACTGACCCGCTCCCCGTCGAAGAGCTCGCGCAGCCGCACCCCGGCCTCGCGGGCCTGCCGCAGTCCGGCCGGGGTGAGCCTCAGCGCGTGGTCGGGCTCGCGCTCGTACACCGTGTCGTCGGCGTTGCCCTCGGACTCGCCGTGCCTGATGAGGACGATGCGTTGCGGTCTTGCCATGTACCGACCCTAGATCGAGTCGCCGCCGTTCGAGCAGTTGTCCGGAACCCGACGCTCCATGTCGGCGGTGAATCCCCGGCGGGTCACACGGTCCACGAGGGTTCGAGCTGGACGACGTCGCCGGTGAGCGAGGCCACGTCCTCCTCGGTCTGCGCCCGCTGCGAGAGCCGTTCCACGCTCCCCGGCCGGTACTTGCCGCGTTCGGCGCTCGACTGCCACATCGACAGGACCAGGAACTCGTGCCCGGGGGCCTCTCCGAAGACACCGCGCAGCATGCCGGGCGATCCGGCCATCGCCGGGTTCCACACCCGCTGCTGCATCAGCGCGAAGTGCTCGACGCGGTCCTCGTGCACCCTGCTGTGCGCCACCCTGACCACGTCCGCGTCGGTGAAGCGGGGCTCGAAGCCGGTCTTCACGTCGAAGCGGTACTCGAACAGCTTGACCTGGATGTCGTTGCACGTGCCGGTCTGCGCGGCGGCGAGGGCGTCGTGTCCACGCGCCATGAACGAGTCGTAGAAGACCCGGTTCTCCCAGAACGCGAAGACATGGGCCACCTCCGGCCGGCCACGGCTCCAGCCGCCGCCCTGCCCCCTGAATCCCGGCTCACCCAGCAGCCCCGCCCACTTCCGCTGCCCCCGCTCGAATCCCCGACGGTCCACCACACTGCAGCGAATCCACTTGACCAGCACTGCGCCATCGTACGGGTGACGGACGTGGCGTGGGTCACGCTCCGTCGGAGTGCGTCAGAACCGGTCACGGGTGATCACACAATGATCGCCATGACCTCGCTGCACACCAACCAGCTGTTCGACCGTCTCGATTCGGCGGAGAGGATCCTCGTCGCCGGTGCCGGCGGAGGCTTCGACATCTACGCCGGGCTCCCCCTCGCGCTCTCCCTGATCCACCGGAACAAGCAGGTGCGGCTCGCCAATCTGTCCTTCAGCGCGCTCGAAGGGCTCCCCCTGGACTCCTGGCTCGCCCCCGACCTCGCGGTCATCACCCCCGAAACCTCCCTCCACCAGGTGTACTTCCCGGAGCGGACCCTCGCTCAGTGGCTCGCCCTGCACGGCTACCCGGACACCGTCCACGCCCTGTCCCGCACGGGTGTCCAGCCGCTGCGCGACGCCTACCGCGCGTTGATCGAGCGGTACGACATCGACGCGGTCGTCCTGGTCGACGGCGGTACGGACATCCTGATGCGGGGCGACGAATCCGGTCTGGGCACCCCGGAGGAGGACATGACGAGCGTCGCGGCGCTCGCCGGGATCGACGGCCCGGAGTGCTTCGTCGTCTCCATCGGCTTCGGCGTCGACGCCTACCACGGGGTGAGCCACGGCCTCGTCCTGGAGAACATCGCCGCGCTCGAACGCGACGGCGCGTACCTGGGGGCGTTCTCCGTACCCCGTACGACGCGCGAGGGCGCGCTGTTCCTCGACGCGGTGGCCCATGCCCAGGAACACACGCCCGATCATCCGAGCATCGTCAACGGATCGATCGCCGCGGCGGTGCGCGGAGAGTTCGGCGACGTACGGTTCACCTCGCGCACCAGCGGCAGTGAGCTCTTCATCAACCCGCTGATGTCGCTGTACTTCGCCTTCGAGCTGGAGGGGATCGCCCGCAACTGCCTCTACCTCGACCGCATCGAGGACACCCACCTCCTGCGTCAGGTCAGCAGCGCGATCGAGGCGTTCCGGGACGGGGTCCGGCAGCGTCCGCCGCGCCGGATACCGCACTGACGGCACCGGGATCCGTGGTGGCTCGATTACGCCCCTCGTCCCAAGGCGGTTGGTTCCACGGACAGTTACGGACATCATCCGGTGATAGAACCGGTGCGACGGCCCCGCGCGAAGGAGCGAACTCCGATGAGCACTCCCAACAAGGACATCGAGAAGGTGGAGGTCAGGCTCAAGTGGGACCCCAGTCCCCAGGGCGAGCCCGGCCACGACCTCGACATCATCGCGGCGACCTATCCGGCCGACGATCCGTACGGCAGCCCCGGCTATCTCGTGCACTTCGACAGCCGCGCGCCCGACGGCACGATCACGCTCAACCGCGACAGCAGGACCGGTCAGGGCCTGGGATACGACGAGGTCATGACGCTGGAGCTGGACCGGCTCTCGGAGACGTACTCCCGGGTGGTCGTCGGCGTCGCGATCCAGCAGCGCGACGGCCACAAGACGTTCGCCTCGATAGAGAACACCGGAGTCCAGATCCGCGAGGGGTACACCACCATGGCCGAGGACGACTTCTCGTCGGTCGGCGCGGCGACGGCGGCCGTGGTCGCCGAATTCGTGCGGGACTCCTCGGGTGTCTGGCAGTTCCACGGCACGGTGCGGGGGTTCGACGGGGACGCCGACTCGTTCGCCACGGCGATGGGAAACCGTCCGCCGGGAGCGTGACGGTGCGGGCGGACGGCTGAAGGGGCGGCCAGCTTGCCGGGTGTCCGGCCGCGGGACCAGGGGGAAGATGTTGCGGGGCAGTGTGCTGGACGGACGCTACGAGCTCGGAGAACGACTGGGCCGAGGCGGCATGGGGCAGGTCTGGAGCGCGCGGGACTCCCGGATGGACCGCGATGTCGCGGTCAAGCTGGTCACATCGATCCCGCAGGTGGGTGAGCAGGAGACGTTCCTCCGGTTCCGCAGGGAGATACGGTCGGCCGCCGGTCTGCCGGGGCGGCACACGGTGTCCGCCTACGACTGCGGTGAGGCGCTGATCGACGGTGAGCGCGTGCTCTACCTGGTGATGGAACGGCTGTCGGGCCGCACGCTGCGGCAGACCGTCGCGGACGAACGCCCCCACTGGACGGTCGCCACCCGGTGGGGGCGGCAGGTGGCAGTGGCGCTCGCTGCCGCGCACAGGCAGCGGATCGTGCACCGGGACATCAAACCGGAGAACGTCATGTTCGCCGCGGA harbors:
- a CDS encoding histidine phosphatase family protein; amino-acid sequence: MARPQRIVLIRHGESEGNADDTVYEREPDHALRLTPAGLRQAREAGVRLRELFDGERVSVYVSPYRRTHQTFTSLGLDLGRVRVREEPRLREQDWGNWQDRDDVRLQKAYRDAYGHFFYRFAQGESGADVYDRVGAFLESLYRSFEDPDHPQNVLLVTHGLTMRLFCMRWFHWSVAEFESLSNPGNGESRTLVLGKDGRYTLDRPFERWRTPEPYGITG
- a CDS encoding DUF4173 domain-containing protein, whose product is MSDHTAEPSRPENGSDPATAEPAAAEVPPPRDTAQQTMPAGVPEPPKVPSYAQQARPTRADPWGQGRTAPKELSLLRPARPGDIPVATLWSVLATGLLSALLLGDGIGLNLLLVALPAALAAYFAARSAARRLRPWTAVWAVGGLALLVVPALRDAGWPSFLAIVSAFALGSLALHGSRSWLGVFLGSLGLLTSVAESLGWAVRGLRDRMAGSRGRWGVVVRSGAVAIVLLIVFGALFASADAAFADVLGDLIPDVSIGDGPWRLFLAVLGLVGALAAAYTAAAPVRWDQLPVRPGKARGRLEWALPLIVLNLLFAGFLAIQLTVLLGGYDKVMAETDLSYSQYAREGFWQLLWATLLTLLVIALALRWAPRGGARDRTLVHGVLGTLCLLTLVVVASALRRMDLYVDAYGLTRLRISVAAVELWLGAVLVLIMAAGVFGARLLPRAVAASAAAGVLAFGLLSPDGLIAEQNVQRYRSDHSIDIEYLQGLSADAVPALDTLPEPLRSCALEEIQRTLRSSDEPWYATSWGESRARDILGDWDPGARTRDCRGLGSGDNGSERGGSDDQYDPYDPY
- a CDS encoding TerD family protein, which translates into the protein MSTPNKDIEKVEVRLKWDPSPQGEPGHDLDIIAATYPADDPYGSPGYLVHFDSRAPDGTITLNRDSRTGQGLGYDEVMTLELDRLSETYSRVVVGVAIQQRDGHKTFASIENTGVQIREGYTTMAEDDFSSVGAATAAVVAEFVRDSSGVWQFHGTVRGFDGDADSFATAMGNRPPGA
- a CDS encoding ADP-ribosylglycohydrolase family protein; translated protein: MTESASDQRFDRALGSLRGLSVGDALGSQFFVPANYPLLKDRALPPGPWQWTDDTEMAASVLAVLRQHGRIDQDALARSFAVHHDFDRGYGPAVNRLLRLVREGGDWRELASALFKGQGSWGNGSSMRIAPLGAWYADDPEQATHQAEISSYTTHQHREAVVGAMAVAAAASLAAAPGGPPKPAELLDGVIALVPRSAVGAGLRRARDMLDYEDAGTVAAVLGNGRRTSAHDTVPFALWSAARSLGDFETAFWVTAQAGGDVDTTCAIVGGVVAAGTAGAPPADWTQRTEALPDWTAG
- a CDS encoding YdbC family protein, with translation MLVKWIRCSVVDRRGFERGQRKWAGLLGEPGFRGQGGGWSRGRPEVAHVFAFWENRVFYDSFMARGHDALAAAQTGTCNDIQVKLFEYRFDVKTGFEPRFTDADVVRVAHSRVHEDRVEHFALMQQRVWNPAMAGSPGMLRGVFGEAPGHEFLVLSMWQSSAERGKYRPGSVERLSQRAQTEEDVASLTGDVVQLEPSWTV
- a CDS encoding DUF1152 domain-containing protein, with the protein product MTSLHTNQLFDRLDSAERILVAGAGGGFDIYAGLPLALSLIHRNKQVRLANLSFSALEGLPLDSWLAPDLAVITPETSLHQVYFPERTLAQWLALHGYPDTVHALSRTGVQPLRDAYRALIERYDIDAVVLVDGGTDILMRGDESGLGTPEEDMTSVAALAGIDGPECFVVSIGFGVDAYHGVSHGLVLENIAALERDGAYLGAFSVPRTTREGALFLDAVAHAQEHTPDHPSIVNGSIAAAVRGEFGDVRFTSRTSGSELFINPLMSLYFAFELEGIARNCLYLDRIEDTHLLRQVSSAIEAFRDGVRQRPPRRIPH